The Anabaena sp. WA102 genome contains a region encoding:
- a CDS encoding efflux RND transporter permease subunit, whose translation MFVNFFIKRPVFTSVCAIIILLVGAISIPTLPTAQYPEISPTQIIVNSNYVGASAEIVESTVTTILERQINGVEGIKYMTSSSSNDGSSTITVTFDASRDKDIAAVDVQNRVTSAEPQLPEAVKQTGVTVSKQSNNILLAIGLFSDNKALNNVFLSNYADLYLVDALKRIKGVSEARIFGERRYAMRLWLDPNKLASRNLTTDDVINALKEQNLQVGAGQIGQQPAVDGQMYQIDLRAVSRLTEVEEFDNVVIKTAGDGSLIKLKDVGRAELGAQNYSSFLRFKGNEGVGMGIFPAPGSNVLDVANLIKKEMARLSQSFPPGMKYQVAFDTTTIVEESLAEVIKTLLEAIALVILVIFIFLQDWRTTLIPVITIPLSLVGTFAFVKAFGFSINTLTMFGLTLATGMVVDDAIIVVENISRLIQEKGMSPRQAASVSMQELFGAVIATSLVLMAVFVPVAFFPGATGQIYKQFALTIAFSIAISTFLALTLTPSLSALLLRRRPAPRGIFGWVFGRINWFLEAMRWGYERSLRFLTRIKAIILLLFIGSLGFTAWLYMTVPTAFLPDEDQRYFITIIQGPEGSSLKYTSKVMSEVEAEILKLPEVTGTFAIGGFGFSGSTANSGVIFTTLKSWDERKQPNQSVQAIIGNLRKSFSGITEARVFPVNPPAIRGLGSFSGFQFQLQDIGGTNSLNSMLQTVGQFMMQGNQTPGLQAVFSTFTANTPQILIEVDRNKAKSLQVSIDDIFKTLQTYLGSRYVNDFNFLSRTYRVYIQADAQFRSNPDDIGLLNVRSATNQMIPLSSLVKLTPTTGAQTINHYNLFRSIEINGSPAPGTSSGQANLAMEQLAKKILPTSMGYEWSGIAAQEKESGGQAPIIFGLGLLFVFLVLAAQYENYVDPLIIMLAVPLAIMGALASQSLRGLNNDVFCQVGLVMLIGLASKNAILIVEFANQLQEQQGLSITKAAVEAAQGRLRPILMTAFSTLLGIFPLATATGAGAASRQSLGTAVFGGMFVATFLSLFIVPILYIIIGKIRQRLQPVHHTPHLEVREEDHVSIR comes from the coding sequence ATGTTTGTTAACTTCTTTATTAAACGACCTGTATTTACCAGCGTCTGCGCTATTATTATTTTACTTGTTGGTGCAATCAGTATTCCCACATTGCCTACAGCCCAGTATCCAGAGATTAGTCCTACGCAGATTATCGTCAATTCTAATTATGTTGGCGCTAGTGCGGAAATTGTTGAAAGTACCGTCACGACGATTTTAGAACGGCAAATTAACGGTGTCGAAGGCATTAAATACATGACTTCGAGCAGTAGTAATGATGGTAGTAGTACGATTACTGTCACATTTGATGCTTCACGGGATAAGGATATTGCCGCCGTTGATGTGCAAAACCGCGTCACCTCGGCTGAACCCCAGTTACCAGAAGCGGTGAAGCAAACAGGAGTGACTGTGAGTAAACAGTCTAACAATATTCTGTTAGCGATCGGTTTGTTTAGTGATAATAAAGCCTTAAATAATGTCTTTTTAAGTAATTATGCAGATTTATATTTAGTAGATGCCCTGAAGCGGATTAAAGGTGTCAGTGAGGCGCGGATTTTTGGTGAACGTCGCTATGCAATGCGCCTATGGCTTGACCCGAATAAATTGGCTAGTCGGAATCTAACTACTGATGATGTGATTAATGCCCTGAAGGAACAAAATTTACAGGTAGGTGCGGGACAAATTGGACAACAGCCAGCCGTTGATGGTCAGATGTATCAAATTGACTTGAGGGCAGTTAGTAGGCTGACGGAAGTTGAGGAATTTGACAATGTGGTAATTAAAACTGCTGGTGACGGTAGTTTGATTAAGTTGAAAGATGTGGGAAGGGCGGAATTGGGAGCGCAAAACTATAGCTCATTTCTGCGGTTTAAGGGGAATGAGGGTGTGGGAATGGGGATATTTCCGGCACCGGGAAGTAATGTTTTGGACGTGGCTAATTTAATCAAAAAGGAAATGGCGCGATTGTCGCAAAGCTTTCCGCCGGGGATGAAATATCAAGTGGCATTTGACACCACGACTATTGTAGAAGAATCTTTGGCAGAAGTGATAAAAACTCTTTTAGAGGCGATCGCTCTGGTAATTCTCGTCATCTTTATTTTCCTACAAGATTGGCGCACCACCTTAATTCCTGTGATCACTATTCCCCTATCCTTAGTTGGGACTTTTGCCTTCGTCAAAGCCTTTGGATTTTCCATCAACACCTTAACTATGTTCGGTTTAACCCTCGCAACGGGAATGGTAGTTGATGACGCGATTATTGTCGTAGAAAATATTTCTCGCTTAATTCAAGAAAAAGGAATGTCACCCCGACAAGCGGCTTCAGTCTCCATGCAAGAGCTATTTGGGGCTGTAATTGCGACTTCTTTAGTATTGATGGCGGTATTTGTACCTGTCGCCTTTTTCCCAGGTGCAACTGGACAAATTTACAAACAATTTGCCCTGACGATTGCCTTTTCTATCGCCATTTCCACATTTTTGGCTCTTACCCTCACCCCTTCTCTTTCTGCCTTATTGTTGCGGCGAAGACCCGCACCTAGAGGGATTTTTGGTTGGGTATTCGGTCGAATCAACTGGTTTTTAGAAGCCATGCGTTGGGGATACGAGCGCTCTTTAAGATTTTTAACGAGAATAAAAGCGATTATTCTCCTGTTATTTATCGGTTCATTAGGTTTCACCGCTTGGTTGTACATGACTGTACCCACCGCATTTCTCCCCGACGAAGACCAGCGTTATTTCATTACCATTATCCAAGGTCCAGAAGGTTCTTCACTCAAATACACCAGTAAAGTCATGAGTGAGGTAGAAGCAGAAATATTGAAATTACCAGAAGTTACAGGTACTTTTGCGATCGGTGGTTTTGGTTTTAGTGGTAGTACCGCTAACAGTGGCGTAATTTTCACAACTCTCAAATCCTGGGACGAACGAAAACAACCAAATCAATCAGTACAAGCGATTATTGGTAATTTAAGAAAAAGCTTTTCAGGAATTACCGAAGCTAGAGTTTTCCCCGTTAATCCCCCCGCAATTCGCGGTTTAGGTAGTTTTAGTGGGTTCCAATTTCAATTACAAGATATAGGGGGAACTAACAGCTTAAATTCCATGCTGCAAACTGTTGGTCAGTTTATGATGCAGGGAAATCAAACCCCCGGACTACAAGCTGTATTTAGTACCTTTACCGCCAACACACCGCAAATTTTAATTGAAGTTGACCGCAACAAAGCGAAATCTCTACAAGTTTCCATTGACGATATTTTTAAAACCCTGCAAACTTATTTGGGTTCAAGATATGTCAACGATTTTAATTTTCTTTCCCGCACATATCGGGTATATATCCAAGCAGATGCTCAGTTTCGTTCCAATCCTGATGATATTGGTTTATTAAATGTGCGTTCTGCAACTAATCAGATGATTCCTCTGAGTAGTTTGGTCAAATTAACTCCCACAACGGGAGCGCAAACTATTAATCATTACAACTTATTTCGTTCCATTGAAATTAACGGTTCTCCTGCTCCTGGTACTAGTTCTGGACAAGCAAATTTAGCTATGGAACAACTAGCTAAAAAGATATTACCCACAAGCATGGGATATGAATGGTCAGGTATTGCGGCTCAGGAAAAAGAATCCGGTGGACAAGCACCAATCATTTTTGGTTTAGGTTTACTTTTCGTCTTTTTAGTATTAGCTGCTCAGTATGAAAATTATGTTGATCCTTTAATTATTATGCTGGCTGTTCCTTTAGCTATTATGGGAGCTTTAGCATCACAATCATTAAGAGGTTTAAATAATGATGTATTTTGCCAAGTTGGGTTAGTCATGTTAATTGGTTTAGCCAGTAAAAACGCAATTTTAATTGTCGAATTTGCTAACCAGTTGCAAGAACAGCAAGGTTTATCAATTACCAAAGCAGCAGTAGAAGCAGCACAAGGTCGGTTACGTCCCATTCTCATGACTGCTTTTTCGACTTTGTTGGGAATTTTTCCCCTAGCAACTGCTACAGGTGCGGGTGCTGCGAGTCGTCAATCTTTAGGTACTGCTGTATTTGGGGGAATGTTTGTAGCGACTTTCTTGAGTTTGTTTATTGTGCCAATTCTCTATATCATCATTGGCAAAATTCGTCAGCGTTTGCAACCAGTTCATCATACTCCCCATTTAGAAGTGCGTGAAGAAGATCATGTTTCAATAAGATAG
- a CDS encoding pentapeptide repeat-containing protein, giving the protein MEAEELKRRYLAGETYFVSAKLIRAKLINAYLPGINLWGADLSEANLAKAKLWGADLSRANLAKANLTRANLSGVNLTEANLRGARLHYTKLYGANLNRAYYDESTKFPRNFDPLSHNMQKL; this is encoded by the coding sequence ATGGAAGCTGAGGAACTAAAACGGCGTTATCTTGCGGGCGAAACATATTTTGTTTCTGCGAAACTAATCAGAGCTAAACTAATTAATGCTTATTTGCCAGGGATTAATTTATGGGGAGCGGATTTAAGTGAAGCTAACTTAGCTAAAGCTAAACTTTGGGGAGCAGATTTGAGTAGAGCAAATTTAGCCAAGGCAAATTTAACAAGAGCAAATTTATCCGGTGTTAATCTTACTGAAGCAAATCTTCGAGGGGCTAGGCTGCATTATACTAAGTTGTATGGCGCGAATTTAAATCGTGCATATTATGATGAAAGCACCAAATTTCCCAGAAATTTTGATCCTCTTAGTCACAATATGCAAAAGCTGTAA